A stretch of DNA from Thermanaerosceptrum fracticalcis:
ATCCAGGGGATCGACAGCGGGATAAATACCTAACTCGGCAATTTGCCGGGACAATACGGTGGTGGCATCCAGGTGGGCGAAGGTTGTGGCGGGTGCAGGGTCGGTCAGGTCGTCAGCAGGCACATAGATGGCCTGTACGGAAGTGATGGAACCTTTTTTGGTGGAGGTGATCCGTTCCTGGAGGTTACCCATCTCTGTAGCCAGCGTAGGCTGGTAACCAACGGCAGAGGGCATCCGGCCCAGGAGGGCGGAAACCTCAGAACCGGCCTGGGTAAAGCGGAAGATGTTGTCGATGAAGAGCAGCACGTCCTGTCCTTCTACATCCCGGAAATATTCGGCCATGGTTAAGCCGGTCAATCCCACACGCTGGCGGGCTCCAGGGGGCTCGTTCATCTGGCCGAAAACCAGGGTTGTCTTGTCAATAACCCCTGATTCCCTCATTTCATGCCAGAGATCGTTGCCTTCCCGGGTACGCTCACCAACGCCGGCAAACACGGAAAAGCCGCCATGCTCATAAGCAATGTTTCTTATAAGTTCCATAATCAAAACGGTTTTGCCAACACCGGCGCCGCCGAATAAACCTACCTTGCCACCCTTGGCATAAGGGGCTAAGAGGTCGATGACCTTGATGCCCGTTTCCAATATTTCCGTAGATGGTTCCTGGTCCACAAAAGCGGGAGCAGGACGGTGAATAGGCCACTTCTCTTCTACAGTCACCGGTCCTTGTTCGTCGATGACGTTACCGATAACATTGAATATCCTGCCCAGGGTATTTCTTCCCACAGGTACGGCAATGGCTGCTCCCGTATCCACAGCGGTCATACCCCGCTGCAAACCGTCCGTGGAGGACATGGCTACACAGCGTACAGTATTATTTCCCAGATGCTGGGCGGCTTCCATCACTAAGTTAATGTTGCGCTTTTCGTCGGTAATGGTTATAGCGTTATAGATATCAGGTAATTGTCCTGCAGGAAACTCTACGTCCACAACAGGTCCGATTACCTGGACTACTTTACCTGATACGCTCATTTTCTTTTTTGCACCTCCTGATAGTTACTAGTTACTAGTTACTAGTTACTAGTTTTTATAAACTAGCTGTAACCAGCATAAGGAGTCATTTCTTTGGCTTATTGTTAATTGCACACTCTAAACTTGTAATTAAACCATTTAACATTTTACCTACTTCGTCATAGTCCCGAACAAATCTAAAGTATGTGTCTGCATTGATATAGCCTAAATCTTTACATAGTCGTAATTGATACCTCAATTCCATCAATGAACCACGAGCCATCGCAAGAAGACGGCGAAAATCTGCGTAAGATTTGAGGCCAGTACCTTCGGCAATATTCATTGGTATAGATGAAGAAGCACGACGTATCTGGGAAGTTAAGCCATACAATTCTTCTTTTGGAAAGTCTTTTGTTATCTCATAGATTTGCAAAGCTAACTTATGACTCTTCTGCCATACGATTAAATCCTCAAAATCTCGTTGCATCATAACACCATCTTATCGTTACTAGTAACTAAGAACTAGTAACTAATAACTTACTGCGCCTTCAAGGCATTGGCCCCACCTACTATCTCCGCTATTTCGCGGGTGATGGCGGCCTGTCTGGCCCTGTTGAAGGAGAGGGTCAGTTTGTCAATCATTTCTCCTGCGTTATCCGTGGCCGAGCCCATGGCCGTCATCCTGGAGCCGTGCTCGCTGGCCTTGGCTTCCGTAAGGGCCTGGTAAACCACATTGTTAATATACTTGGGCAGGAGGATTTCCAACACCTGCTCCGGTCCCGGTTCATAGAGATATTCGGTATTTTCCTCCTTACCCTCCCCCGAATAGGGAATGGGCAGGAGCTGTTTCATAACGGGTCTCTGCTGGACAGGGGAGATAAATTCCTGGTAGATAACATGGACTTCATCGTAGATGCCGTCCAGGAAATAGTTTACGGCCATTTGGGCGATTCGCTGGGCTTCGATAAAAGTGGGAGTATCCTTGATGCCTAAGAATTCCCCTTGAATGTTTTTACCCCTGCGTCTTAAGAAGTCCCGCCCCTTACGGCCCACAGTGATAAAACCTACTTCATATTGCTTAAACCTGGCTGCCTCTAACATGGCCTTACGGACCAGGTTGGCGTTATAACCGCCGGCCAGTCCCCTGTCAGCTGTAATCAGGATAATCCCTACAGATTTTACGGGGCGCTTGGTCATAAGGTTGTGGGCCGTTTCCCCTGCCGAAGCCACGATACGGCCCAAGACTTCTTCCAGCTTTTTTG
This window harbors:
- the atpD gene encoding F0F1 ATP synthase subunit beta, with product MSVSGKVVQVIGPVVDVEFPAGQLPDIYNAITITDEKRNINLVMEAAQHLGNNTVRCVAMSSTDGLQRGMTAVDTGAAIAVPVGRNTLGRIFNVIGNVIDEQGPVTVEEKWPIHRPAPAFVDQEPSTEILETGIKVIDLLAPYAKGGKVGLFGGAGVGKTVLIMELIRNIAYEHGGFSVFAGVGERTREGNDLWHEMRESGVIDKTTLVFGQMNEPPGARQRVGLTGLTMAEYFRDVEGQDVLLFIDNIFRFTQAGSEVSALLGRMPSAVGYQPTLATEMGNLQERITSTKKGSITSVQAIYVPADDLTDPAPATTFAHLDATTVLSRQIAELGIYPAVDPLDSTSRILDPQVLGQEHYEVARGVQKILQRYKELQDIIAILGMDELTEEDKLTVYRARKVQRFLSQPFFVAEQFTGTPGKYVPIKETVRGFKEIIEGKHDDIPEHAFLMAGTIDEVVARARELEG
- a CDS encoding four helix bundle protein, producing MMQRDFEDLIVWQKSHKLALQIYEITKDFPKEELYGLTSQIRRASSSIPMNIAEGTGLKSYADFRRLLAMARGSLMELRYQLRLCKDLGYINADTYFRFVRDYDEVGKMLNGLITSLECAINNKPKK
- the atpG gene encoding ATP synthase F1 subunit gamma, encoding MPGVRDIKRRIRSVKNTQQITKAMEMVAAAKLRKTQEAAVSARPYAKKLEEVLGRIVASAGETAHNLMTKRPVKSVGIILITADRGLAGGYNANLVRKAMLEAARFKQYEVGFITVGRKGRDFLRRRGKNIQGEFLGIKDTPTFIEAQRIAQMAVNYFLDGIYDEVHVIYQEFISPVQQRPVMKQLLPIPYSGEGKEENTEYLYEPGPEQVLEILLPKYINNVVYQALTEAKASEHGSRMTAMGSATDNAGEMIDKLTLSFNRARQAAITREIAEIVGGANALKAQ